One genomic region from Jilunia laotingensis encodes:
- a CDS encoding UpxZ family transcription anti-terminator antagonist translates to MESIVAKSLELQRQAHRLLFLEDDAPMYSDVFTRQNGAVLSLSNELYSLWRAAGSIIPEEEADVCLSLLMGYNATIYDDGDKQARIQEVLDRCWHVLERLPSSLLKVRLLTYCYAEVYDDSLAEEAHAIMDGWRKDSLAPEEREMIELLRGIEENPYPWVEVEE, encoded by the coding sequence ATGGAATCAATTGTAGCAAAATCGCTGGAACTCCAGCGCCAGGCGCACCGCCTCCTCTTCCTCGAGGACGATGCCCCCATGTATTCGGACGTTTTTACCCGGCAGAACGGTGCCGTCCTTTCGCTGAGCAATGAATTGTATTCCCTTTGGCGCGCTGCCGGTTCTATTATCCCCGAGGAGGAAGCGGATGTTTGCCTCTCCCTCCTGATGGGCTATAACGCCACCATCTATGATGACGGTGACAAGCAGGCGCGCATCCAGGAGGTATTGGACCGCTGCTGGCACGTTTTGGAACGGCTCCCGTCCTCGTTACTGAAAGTCCGCCTGCTCACTTACTGCTACGCGGAGGTATATGACGACAGCTTGGCGGAGGAGGCGCATGCGATCATGGATGGATGGCGCAAGGACTCATTGGCCCCCGAGGAGAGGGAAATGATTGAACTGTTGAGGGGGATCGAGGAGAATCCATATCCCTGGGTGGAAGTGGAAGAATAA
- a CDS encoding RDD family protein, with product MSESTIITGQFVRISQTPASIGERALALIIDYFFLFIYTVGISIILSKLHIHAFSSFSFFFLFVIIYLPIVCYSLLCEVFNYGQSLGKRLMNIRVVKADGSTPSLSSYLLRWLLFPIDLPITGGLGILFVLLTKNHQRLGDLAGGTMVIKEKNYRKIQVSLDEYDYLTKGYHPVYPSATDLSLEQVNVINKTLTSGQKDRARRVKLLAEKVRTLLNIKQTEGNDEKFLQTLLRDYQYFALEEI from the coding sequence ATGTCAGAATCTACCATAATCACAGGACAATTCGTGCGTATCAGCCAAACACCGGCCAGTATTGGCGAACGTGCATTGGCTCTCATCATCGATTATTTTTTCCTGTTCATATATACGGTAGGGATCAGCATCATCTTGTCAAAACTACATATACATGCTTTTTCCAGTTTCTCATTCTTTTTCCTTTTTGTTATTATTTACCTTCCGATAGTCTGTTACTCGTTGCTTTGCGAAGTTTTCAACTACGGTCAAAGTTTAGGAAAGCGTTTAATGAACATCCGGGTAGTCAAAGCAGACGGTTCCACACCTAGCCTCAGTTCTTACTTATTGCGTTGGTTGCTTTTTCCTATCGACCTGCCTATCACTGGAGGATTGGGAATACTATTCGTCCTACTGACTAAAAATCATCAGCGTTTGGGCGATCTTGCAGGTGGGACAATGGTAATAAAGGAAAAGAATTACCGCAAGATTCAGGTCAGTCTAGACGAATACGACTATCTGACAAAAGGGTATCATCCCGTTTATCCCTCTGCCACAGACCTATCACTGGAACAGGTGAATGTAATTAATAAAACACTTACATCCGGACAGAAAGACCGCGCACGACGTGTAAAACTTCTGGCTGAAAAAGTTCGTACGCTTCTGAATATCAAGCAAACAGAAGGGAACGATGAAAAGTTCCTGCAAACGTTACTGAGAGATTATCAGTATTTTGCGTTAGAAGAAATATAA
- a CDS encoding DUF4350 domain-containing protein has product MKSSHWFILIMVLFLGVMFLIEYQLPKKFVWNPTFSQYDYQPFGCAIFDDVVGESWENDYYLNDWTFYNFANDTTNEPLAVLAIADRIQLTDTDRKGLFELAERGNKIVLVANAFSLSDTLKYDMSSSWFNAGTLKKYASNGLNRKDTLYWLAGLEDSLSYPAKIFEFYPQMCGVHFTKFDSLFTPLVQRDCDTLYQKGCFKPLPHNNMLENVSDSVCVYIDSIGSNALLSCSPVALSRSIGKGEIILITTPLLFTNYGVLDGDNATYIFRLLSEVRGLPLYRTEAYNKSAYERQSPFRYFLSQPALRWGLYLTMITILLFMIFTARRRQRPIPVVKEPDNKTLEFTELIGTLYFQKKNHSDLVCKKFTYFAETIRRQMQMDIEDGGSDTTISRKIANRTGLEEQEIVRLFARLRPIIRGDRKVTEQEMKECIDEMNKILTML; this is encoded by the coding sequence ATGAAATCAAGCCATTGGTTTATATTGATAATGGTGTTGTTTCTCGGAGTGATGTTCCTCATAGAATATCAACTCCCGAAGAAATTTGTGTGGAATCCTACCTTTAGCCAATACGATTATCAGCCTTTTGGTTGTGCCATTTTTGATGATGTTGTAGGAGAATCTTGGGAGAATGATTATTACTTGAATGATTGGACTTTCTATAATTTTGCTAATGACACTACGAATGAACCATTGGCCGTTTTGGCAATAGCCGACCGTATACAACTTACGGATACTGACCGGAAAGGGCTTTTTGAGTTGGCGGAACGTGGTAATAAGATTGTTTTGGTAGCAAATGCCTTTTCGTTGTCCGATACCTTGAAATACGATATGTCGAGTAGTTGGTTCAATGCGGGTACCTTGAAGAAATATGCCTCAAATGGTTTGAACCGTAAAGACACTCTCTATTGGCTTGCCGGTTTGGAAGATTCTTTATCTTATCCAGCGAAGATATTTGAATTTTATCCACAGATGTGTGGTGTTCATTTTACTAAATTTGATTCATTGTTTACTCCCTTGGTTCAAAGAGATTGTGATACTCTCTATCAAAAAGGATGTTTCAAACCACTGCCGCATAATAATATGCTGGAAAATGTTTCCGATTCCGTCTGTGTTTACATCGATTCTATCGGCAGTAATGCTTTATTATCGTGTTCTCCCGTAGCCTTGAGTCGTTCGATAGGGAAAGGTGAAATAATCCTGATCACTACGCCTTTGCTTTTCACCAATTATGGTGTGCTGGACGGTGATAATGCGACCTATATATTCCGTCTACTTTCCGAGGTGAGGGGGTTGCCTCTCTATCGCACGGAAGCTTATAATAAATCTGCTTATGAACGGCAGTCGCCTTTCCGTTATTTCCTTTCTCAGCCTGCATTACGGTGGGGATTGTATTTGACAATGATAACAATACTGCTTTTCATGATCTTTACTGCACGAAGGAGGCAGCGACCGATTCCCGTTGTTAAGGAACCGGACAACAAGACATTAGAGTTTACCGAGTTGATCGGTACTCTTTATTTCCAAAAGAAAAATCACTCTGATCTGGTATGTAAGAAGTTTACATATTTTGCCGAAACTATCCGCCGGCAAATGCAAATGGACATTGAAGACGGTGGCAGCGATACGACCATCAGTCGTAAAATTGCAAACCGGACAGGATTGGAAGAACAAGAAATTGTAAGGTTATTTGCCCGCCTGCGTCCTATAATCCGTGGTGACAGAAAAGTAACCGAACAAGAGATGAAAGAGTGTATTGATGAAATGAATAAGATATTAACCATGCTATAA
- a CDS encoding UpxY family transcription antiterminator: MVDIQKQWFAARTRDKQEFAIRERLQRLRVEHGVDLEYYLPTRTVFRQLKYRRKRVEVPVIRNLIFVRATRQVAVDLPNKEGVALFYMKDLSTHGMLVVPDKQMDDFRFMMDLSPDGVSFDDASLTMGSRVKVVKGELSGVEGEVGTVSNRTYVVIRIRGVLTASVKLPRSYLKIIG; encoded by the coding sequence ATGGTTGATATACAGAAGCAGTGGTTTGCCGCCCGCACCCGTGACAAGCAGGAGTTCGCCATCCGCGAAAGGCTGCAAAGGCTGCGGGTGGAACATGGTGTCGACCTGGAATATTACCTTCCCACAAGGACGGTCTTCCGGCAGTTGAAATACCGGAGGAAACGGGTGGAGGTCCCCGTCATCAGGAACCTGATATTCGTCAGGGCCACCCGGCAGGTCGCTGTGGATCTCCCCAACAAGGAGGGGGTCGCCCTTTTTTACATGAAGGATCTTTCCACCCATGGCATGTTGGTCGTTCCCGACAAGCAGATGGACGATTTCCGCTTCATGATGGACCTTTCCCCCGACGGGGTCAGCTTCGACGACGCGTCCCTCACGATGGGCAGCAGGGTGAAGGTCGTCAAGGGCGAACTATCGGGCGTCGAAGGAGAGGTCGGCACCGTTTCCAACAGGACCTACGTGGTCATCCGCATTCGCGGTGTCTTGACCGCCAGCGTCAAGCTCCCCAGGAGTTACTTGAAAATTATCGGTTAA
- a CDS encoding SH3 beta-barrel fold-containing protein, with the protein MIKRKVDSNLHLHRLQGGVEALFDHMLCGHALIAYRKQNGEFRLVKATLVHYQGDFHKEFDPGKIDGAVVHWDVEQQGWITFQVENFLEWRLVI; encoded by the coding sequence ATTATTAAGCGAAAGGTCGATAGCAATCTACATCTCCACCGTCTTCAGGGAGGAGTGGAAGCATTGTTTGACCACATGCTATGCGGGCATGCACTGATCGCCTATCGCAAGCAAAATGGGGAGTTCAGGCTCGTAAAAGCGACGCTGGTTCATTACCAGGGGGACTTCCACAAGGAATTCGATCCCGGTAAAATTGATGGTGCTGTTGTCCACTGGGATGTTGAGCAACAGGGCTGGATAACTTTCCAGGTGGAGAATTTCCTTGAATGGAGACTTGTAATCTGA
- a CDS encoding stage II sporulation protein M — MKEVTFIRRNIEKWKEMEKVVENAARLNPDRLADVYTELTADLAFAQTHYPTSRITIYLNNLASALHNVIYRNKREKWSRIVTFWTREVPQTMHDARKELLVSFIIFAFSALIGIISAWNDPTFVRLILGDGYVDMTLENIANGEPMAVYNGSEEVPMFLGITFNNIMVSFNCFAMGLLTSFGTGYMLFSNGVMVGAFQTFFYDYGLLRESMLAIWLHGTLEIWAIIVAGAAGLALGNGWLFPGTYSRLESFRRGAKRGLKIIIGTVPVFIMAGFIEGFLTRHTELPDILRLSIILLSLAFIIFYYIYLPNRKQHGIRET, encoded by the coding sequence ATGAAAGAAGTTACGTTTATTCGCCGAAATATTGAAAAATGGAAAGAGATGGAGAAAGTCGTGGAGAATGCTGCCCGGCTTAATCCGGATCGTCTTGCCGACGTATATACTGAACTGACCGCTGACTTGGCTTTTGCACAAACACATTATCCCACTTCGCGGATTACGATTTATCTCAATAATTTGGCTTCGGCATTGCACAATGTCATTTATCGTAATAAACGGGAGAAATGGTCGCGCATCGTAACCTTTTGGACTCGCGAAGTTCCCCAGACGATGCACGATGCCCGGAAAGAGTTATTGGTTTCTTTTATCATTTTTGCTTTTAGTGCATTGATCGGTATCATTTCGGCTTGGAATGATCCCACTTTCGTACGTTTGATTTTAGGTGACGGATATGTGGACATGACATTAGAGAACATTGCTAATGGCGAACCAATGGCTGTCTATAATGGCTCGGAGGAAGTTCCTATGTTTCTTGGCATCACTTTCAATAATATCATGGTATCCTTTAATTGCTTTGCCATGGGACTGTTGACGAGCTTTGGTACGGGATACATGCTCTTTTCAAATGGTGTGATGGTTGGTGCTTTCCAGACTTTTTTCTATGATTACGGATTGTTGAGAGAATCGATGCTTGCCATCTGGCTACATGGGACGTTGGAAATTTGGGCAATCATTGTGGCAGGAGCTGCCGGATTGGCTTTGGGCAATGGCTGGCTGTTTCCGGGTACTTATTCTCGTTTGGAATCTTTCCGTCGGGGAGCAAAGCGGGGACTGAAAATTATTATCGGTACCGTTCCGGTTTTTATTATGGCTGGATTCATCGAAGGTTTCCTTACTCGGCATACCGAACTGCCCGATATACTCAGGCTAAGCATTATTTTGCTTTCACTTGCTTTTATTATCTTCTACTATATTTATTTACCAAACAGAAAACAACATGGAATTAGAGAAACCTAA
- a CDS encoding DUF4129 domain-containing protein, with translation MIVPTDTLVSDTLVYDTATVATWQRMPEYDYNRELITPEFNILEWLNLWLGKLLQKIFGSKFAEQYTEIVLVVLFILLLLLIIWFLYKKRPELFMRLKKSQMVYDIEEDTIYGVDFQKEIDRALLHKDYREAVRLLYLQTLKHLSDTERIEWQPYKTPTEYIYELKTDILRIPFRGLTDRFLRVRYGNFEADESLFREMQALQEKIRKGGTE, from the coding sequence ATGATAGTCCCTACTGATACATTGGTTTCCGATACTCTGGTCTACGACACAGCGACAGTTGCCACTTGGCAGCGGATGCCCGAATATGACTATAACCGTGAATTGATTACTCCCGAATTCAATATTCTCGAGTGGCTTAATTTATGGTTGGGCAAACTGTTACAGAAAATATTCGGTAGTAAGTTTGCAGAGCAATATACGGAAATAGTTTTGGTAGTGTTGTTTATTCTATTACTTTTACTTATTATCTGGTTCCTGTATAAGAAACGTCCTGAACTGTTCATGAGGTTAAAGAAAAGCCAGATGGTGTACGACATAGAAGAAGATACTATTTACGGTGTCGATTTCCAAAAGGAAATTGACAGGGCATTGCTGCATAAAGATTACCGGGAAGCGGTACGTTTGCTCTATTTACAGACATTGAAGCATTTAAGTGATACAGAACGGATAGAGTGGCAACCTTATAAAACACCGACGGAATATATATACGAGTTGAAAACGGATATATTGCGGATACCTTTCCGTGGGTTGACTGATCGTTTCTTACGAGTGCGTTATGGCAATTTTGAAGCAGACGAGTCGCTCTTTCGTGAGATGCAGGCACTACAGGAAAAAATCAGGAAAGGAGGAACCGAATGA
- a CDS encoding AAA family ATPase, producing the protein MQQVQEQQHQGQSRADLTLFAQKMEALKSQIATVIVGQERTVDLMLTAILANGHVLVEGVPGVAKTLLARLTARLIDARFSRIQFTPDLMPSDVLGTTVFNMKTNEFDFHPGPVFADIVLVDEINRAPAKTQSALFEVMEERQVSIDGVTHGMGDLYTILATQNPVEQEGTYKLPEAQLDRFLMKITMDYPSLEEEVNILERHHNNATLVKLDAVRPVITREELLELRRLMDQVFVDRTLLQYIALIVQQTRISKAVYLGASPRASVAILQSSKAYALLQGRDFVTPEDIKFVAPYVLQHRLILTAEAEMEGYSPVKVTQRLIDKVEVPK; encoded by the coding sequence ATGCAACAGGTACAAGAACAGCAACATCAGGGGCAGTCACGTGCTGATTTGACTCTTTTTGCCCAGAAGATGGAGGCGTTGAAGTCCCAGATTGCAACGGTGATCGTTGGACAGGAACGCACAGTCGATTTGATGCTGACAGCTATTCTTGCCAATGGGCATGTATTGGTAGAAGGTGTGCCGGGAGTGGCGAAAACACTGCTTGCCCGTCTGACAGCCCGTTTGATCGATGCCCGTTTCAGTCGTATACAGTTTACACCGGATTTGATGCCGAGTGATGTACTTGGTACTACAGTCTTTAATATGAAGACAAATGAGTTCGACTTCCATCCGGGACCTGTTTTTGCCGATATCGTTTTGGTAGATGAGATTAACCGTGCCCCGGCCAAGACGCAATCCGCTTTGTTTGAAGTGATGGAAGAGAGACAGGTCAGCATTGATGGTGTCACACATGGCATGGGCGATCTTTATACCATACTTGCTACCCAGAATCCGGTGGAACAGGAAGGAACTTACAAATTGCCTGAAGCTCAGTTAGACCGTTTCTTGATGAAAATCACAATGGATTATCCCTCTTTGGAAGAGGAGGTAAATATATTGGAACGCCATCACAACAATGCTACGTTGGTTAAGTTGGATGCTGTTCGTCCTGTAATCACCCGTGAAGAACTTTTGGAACTCCGTAGGCTGATGGATCAGGTGTTTGTGGATCGCACATTGCTCCAATATATAGCTCTTATTGTGCAGCAGACACGTATCAGCAAAGCTGTGTATTTGGGTGCGTCACCCCGTGCTTCGGTAGCTATCCTGCAATCTTCCAAAGCTTATGCATTGTTACAGGGACGTGACTTTGTAACTCCCGAAGATATCAAATTCGTAGCTCCTTACGTTCTCCAACATCGTCTGATACTAACTGCTGAAGCTGAGATGGAAGGATATTCTCCCGTGAAAGTAACTCAGCGTTTGATCGATAAAGTGGAAGTTCCGAAATAG